The Hevea brasiliensis isolate MT/VB/25A 57/8 chromosome 9, ASM3005281v1, whole genome shotgun sequence nucleotide sequence agtcgatgctccacaactctcccacacaacttcatagtatatgcttttgatataattatctatgaactatattcagtaataaatgtgagcatttctcattgaattgagtgtgataagaaatgaattgaattttgagatactgaagtgatttgagaaattgttgaaaatatgttggtggttgattgagattgaaattataattatattgtaagtgtttttaacagattcagaagaactgtttttccaatttacagccggtactatgccggattttctataaaatttacgaaaaattcagattaataaaaaattgtaaataaaaaagtaaaaagggttaattgaattgaatatgatttggtgctagtttgagcaactctgtatgtctcccttatttttaaaaataggtactaaaatactctttctccattcatcaggcattttctttgagtttagaatcttattaaataatttagttaaccatgccactcccatatctcccaaatacttccacacttcaattggtatttcatcgggtccacaggctttacccactttcattctcttaagtgcttcctttacttctaaagatctaatccttctagtataattcacattcttttctattgttctataatctatattcacgctattaccattttgactattattaaagagatcattaaaataatttctccatttttctttaatgtcctcatctttcacaccttctttatccttaatgcacctaacttgattgagatcttgacatttcctttctctcctccttgctaatctataaatatttttctccccttctttagtttcaagtttctcatataacttttcaaaggcctgtgctcttgcttgattaactgccttttttgtctatttatttgctatcttgtactgttcatatgcctcattattatcacatttagataatttcttataccatttcttttttctcttcactgccttttgtacttcctcattctaccaccatctctcttttgagggtggttcatgtcctttagactctccaagcacttttctagctacttctctaatctttgatgccatatgtatccacatatcattagcctccatatccagcttccatactttggACTCGAGAAgcccatttttgaacttcacttgctttaatcctttgaactcccaccactttgttcgagctacactatttcttctgaccttacttgaattgttcctaaacttgacatccaagactaccaaccgatgttgacttgttaaagcctctcctggaatgaccttgcaatccttgcatagagctctatttatcttcctggttaagaggaagtcgatttggcttctatgttgcccacttttgaaagtcactaaatatgAATCTCTTTTTAtatagtaggtatttgctagtattaggtcgtatgccatagcaaaatccatgatgctttttccctcctcatttcgactgccaaaaccaaaacctccatgaacattctcataaccttgtctatcacttcctacatgtccatttaaatctccaccaatgaaaacattctcttaattcggtatgctttgcattaaatcatccatatcttcccaaaacttttgtttactctcactgtctagtcctatttatggggcataagcactaactatatttattgtttctccttctagtactagctttactaatataattctatctcctactcttttcacagctattactgcgtctttcaatgtcctgtctatgattatgcccactccgttcttgtttttctcattttcggtaaaccacagtttgtaccatgaattacctacttccttacttttctctcctacccatttagtctcatgaatgcaagcaatattcaccattctcctttCCAAGATATCcgcaagctccattaattttcctgtaagtgatccaatattccaagtaccaaccctgatcctcctcctatcctgctacttcctaattggtctccttctatgacatcttctattgttttctatgtctatcttgtattctgttccactatttattaTACTATCTAtcatatggactaacttcttttcctacacccgtccatgatgtgggaacccttgctcacttaacaccacacctggGCGCTGGCATagagcgtcgctttcggtgaacgccctatacccttgcatatttctcactacacccgggctccgatgtagcgcgtcgttagtagaggacgcctcaacgtttatatcatttgaatccatatcatagggtgtgacgaaattttatcatttgaatccatatcatagggtgtgacgaaatttttacgctggttatcacctaccgcaaccctcctcctttattcaggcttgggaccggctaagcgcaaactactgaggcggagttgataattcaatttaatattcatactaaattgatttagtttaattttttttataatttttattaatttcattcaatttaattttaaataaaaagattTTGATGAAACTAAATCAAACCGATATAAAGTATTTTGACCGGTTACAAATGTGTTGAGATTGTTTGTAGTTTAGTGATCCACGTTGTTTTTGAATTAGCTATAGGTCATAGGTTCGATTAACATTTTTATTAGATAGATTTTAGCTAAAATGATCATGACCATCCACTCCATTTAATCTCAGCTATGCAATTTGAGTACATAGACATACCTATGTAATTTAGCAATAGCCTCGTATTCTCTCTTTTTAAATCATGGCAGCTCATTTGCTCTACCTTTgtattttctcttttctctttctcatctCCATGGCTTCAACCTTCACAAATTGCCCCTTTCCGGTACAACGCGGATGACTCAACAGCCTCCAGCTGAGCATCAATGCAACGAATCAACATGGACAATCGACAACCTCCAGGAGTCCAACGTTCCTCTTGCTGTGGACAACTGCCAACTGGGCTATTGGGTCTCAAGCCGCAATTTTTGTTGTTTTCTAATATATTGTTTTTATTGATCAGATGATGTTGAAATTATGATAGAAGTTTTCAGTGGATTGTCTCTAAATCAAATTATCGAATTTAATTGAATTActtcaatttagtttaatttaatttttttaaaattttttatttaattttaaatattataaaatttaattttttatttaatcaatttaatttaatttaaattgaatcgACAAATTGCTCAGTTGTAAAGCACTCAATATCTAAGTAATTTTGTAAAagcaattttaaaaaatatttttaaaagtaaaaaaaaataataatgtgaAGGATAACTGTAATTATCTTTTTAGTATATTATGCAAATAGAGTAAATaatctaaaaaaataaattaaaaataaaatactattCACTAAAACAATGAAATAGAAAaaacaataaatgaaaaaaattatataatatataaatcatttataaatagttggaaattttaaataaaataaaataaaaatttgcaAAAAGTAGTTAAGGAAAAGAGTTATTTAGGTGCATTGTGAAGTTATGGCGGAGATAAAATATTGAACGGTCTaacatttttatataaaaatggtaaaaaataaaaaaaagaagtacGGTTATCGTGAGTAATAaaagaataaataatttttaaaaaataattttaaaagttaaaaaatttaaaaaaaaaattattcacatAAACGGTAAAATGGGATTGAATTTAGTATATGAgaatttcaaatttgaattttatgcGAAATGACTCaagaaataaaatagaaattaataTGTCAATAAATCTTATTATGACTTAATATTTTAACTTGGATTAGTCAAAATATGAGTTGTCATTCTTATACAaatgataaataattaaatataaccaATCCTAAAATCAAAGAATTTGAAATTTAAACTCTCTATATATAGTATTTACTTGATTTTgacttattaataataaaaaaaaatagaatatcaCTTATCAATcaactaataaattttataatgacTTAATATTTTAGATGGGGTTTGACAGtagaaaatatatgaaaaaaataaactattttttaaaaaagttatagaaagtaaaaaaaaaaaaggtaaagaaaaaaaaataacagtGCCTTTTGATTGATAATGGAGTAGCGTGTAAAAAtacacaatatttttttttttaaatatagtgAGGGTTAGGAATGATTTTTCTCTAAAGTTATTATGTTGTTATATGTTTAATTCGTAAAAATCAACTTAGCATTTATAAATTaacttaaatttataaatatttaaaattttatatcgtTACATATTTACTTATAAGTGAGTGatgtatttataaaaaatatataatataataaaatatttaattaaattaatatataaatataaggcttataaatattaaaataaaaaatgagatatctataatttaaaaattattataaataaatatgttataataattttagagtttacaAGCTTATTGGACcaattcataaattaaaataaaacactcTTTTAGTTAAATAAATTTATCTAAAGCTTAGTTGACAAactcataaattaaaataaatacccttttagttggatagatttacctacttttataattattttattatttcttaattacatttatattgaattatgaatgtgtttgatattattattaaaataattatttaaaaaattatttttaattatatattaaaaaattattataatattaaatttaataaattttaataataaaaaatattaaaatgataaagtgatttttttatactattttttttaattacatctAAATGACACTtttgtttaaaaaataattttaattttttaattttaatatcagACAAGTACTATAAATGGCATGTGTTCCCTTCTATCACCAATGAAAAAGCTTGttgttttctttgtttttaatttctttaaattaaaaaaaaataataataaataaaaaaaattttaaatgaataaattttaattaattattaaatatatcaagagtattaaaaaataatattattaattttataaaaaataaattgttCACAATCATAAAAGACGGTGTAAACTTCACCCAAAAATTGCTCTCGCGTACAACTTCAACTTGTCAGAAAAACAGGTAGAAGACGTGTCTATTCAATGTGGCCAAACAAATCACATCAGACCTAAAATCACATGGTAAGAAGGCCCCTTTGTGTGCATTAGTCACTGTCACTACGCTGGCCTCTGCCGGAACTAagggattaattattaaaaaaatataaaaataaaaaatattttcgaaactgtttaaaaattaatatttacttcaaaaagttattaaaaaaaagttttttataaattaaattaatattttttttttatcaaaaaaatacAATCAtacattttaaaaaattgttacttttaatgatattttgaaaaatacataACTACATATTTTTAGAAGTATCACTttaatgatatttttaaaaatatataattaaatatttttaaaatgttattcttaataatatttttaaaatatcataaaataaaaaataaaattatttaaaaatatattatttgtcacgacccaatctatgggtCGAACCGGTATTAGGACCTGgactagcctaaagcccccgagtccCGTGGTAAGTCTAACAATTacttaatccaactctaaggcccatttgggctcaatttcaagaattcaaccagacagagtccggccataaagtggaccttttaaTGATGAGTTTTTgactcatccgacctgtaaacacaatatataatcaattggggagctcagctcaccctcctcatactcataacaacataaaataaatgggagcttagctccctcatccagtctaacaaacatgcatataataagtttataaGTCCAACATATTATAAACctgaatcaaataaatatttctaacacatgcggaaattataGAAGGTAACAGAATTCTGCGAACattaataaatgacctgcgagggaaAAAAGTAAGTTAACCTCGataatatcctcctgtggcctggaaaaatattgaacatgaGTGagtattcgactcagagagtaaaatatcaatttcaaccataatctctataactatctaaagctaatgcaccatgtacagtgaaatgtaacatcaataatatttttacatcatatcagcaaaaaggtaatttggagcactcgcacacccgataatgtcaaacaatacatatatggtagctgatcccctatacagctctcttaatccaacctgtgtcagcgaagaactcagctcagacttccacttaataaccaaatcggggtcccagcgaagaactcaagtcgtgtctaccccgaaggactgggtcctaGCGAatatctcaagctgtgtctacccgtcctatccatagccaacaccacatcacacgcacgccaacgcacacacactactccaaattactacaacaacatccatgacactttaacagttgtgaatgcaacataaaacgtgcctagagtttaactacatagatatatacatataagtgatgcatgggcatgcttgaacatataataatagtgaaattacaattaaaattaatattttactcacagacttgatagCCATCGTGGCGGTgaaggaggaagaaggtcattcgGCTCACTgattattttattacaattatttaatacaattgactcaatacaaactaaaaaaagaccaaatacgtcataagtcgtgtcgaaaatccgacagagtctcccctatacctaggacctaccaaacctgcaaatgggtttaaaacacacttctatatccaccaaccatacacccacaactcaatgaTATCACACAGCACCTCCTGGGcctatccaaacagtcatcaatcataatatgtaaaattacagtttagtccttataattgaccatttttacaaaaattacccaaataaactctaaaaattctaaaattttgccctgcgggccttagcaatattactaggctaatgcaaaaagaattataattttctgagctaccacgaatattttatggatttttaatctcatttaagcaccaaaaaattacgaaaaagcaaggttcgggtttacctatgccaattccgactctggggacgcgctcgggacgtctaacaacagtggggtagccaaaatctcgatctgaTTCTAAGATTTTTtcagtagccggtctgtctggccggaaattcatagacccggacaactgtctaatttccacgaattgaagatatttacacgaagcccacaacacggggtattagtacataaattttacaaaattttctaagcttatttaatgctcggaaaaatactacgaagttccgtgggacccatcgaaaaacggtgtcgaaaagtttcgaaatttatattgccgcgaagctctcgacgagtggagcgctctggtactctcgattttctcgtggggttcacggtttgcgagaaatctagacaaaaattaaaaatgcgctaaaactttccggataaaaattggacaaaccacttgatggattttggtgttcttagtctctatggaaagttctcgaggtgtagatggtgtttgacacaagacccggcccaatcggtgaCCGGATTGGCCGTATTTCTGTCGGGAAGACGAAGCGGAGAGCTGCGCTGCGCGTCGCTTCGTGCGACGTTTCTCGGAGTTTCAGGCGGCAGCTGGAGGTGGGATGAGGCTGGGgtggcgcgccggcgaggtggggaggctggggaGGCAGCTGGCTGGGGAAGGgtggtgagaggagagagaaaatgggagagaaagagagagaggcgACGCGACGcgggaagagaaagaagaaggagATGGAGTCGGCCCCATTCggccggtctgatccggtccggttcgattcggccggttgaattcagatacaaaattttgaatttttactctgccttggaaccgaaaacgaggtccaaaaattctgaaaaaatttcaaaaaactcagaaaaattcgtagactccaaatatatttttagttttgccacgtggtctttaaattaattcttaaaaatcatcaaagtttttttttttccggaaaatcgaacccgatttctaaaacctgaaaaatttcaaataatttcctaaaattcaaataaaataaattatcaatatttacccaaaaataataaatttaaaaattaggggtgttacattattattatttttatttttattatttttttattgttatttaattatttttcttttaatgaatgtaaaaaaaatatatttaaaattatttaaataaaataatttttacaattttaaaattatttaaaattaaaattaaataaaaaataaaataattataatatcatAAAAACTCCGCTTAATTGATaaattgataattttattttattttgaatgtGTTTTTGGTTTTTTagagtaaattaataaatttatcattaattacagtaaaaatatcaaaatattcttaattatatttttaatatgaaaCAATTAAGTTTTGAGGTATttctgaaaatattattgaaagtgatatttttaaaaatatatgacTATGTGATCTAAAAATATCACTGAAAATGGTGTTTTCAAAAATGTATAATTGTATTTTTTGATAAAAAGTTATAGATTTGATCTGTCAATAAACTCTTTTTTTCAGTAGTATtttcttaaataaatattattttttaaataattttaaatttacattaaatttttaaataattttttttttacattttttaataattaatttgaattaagagtaataaatatatgaaaattattatttttttaataaattattaagtgCATTCAATATATGTACATCTTCACTCATAAAGTAGTGAATCTCAATCTCTTaattttattatacaactgctttcATGTGAGTACTCTACAACTCAACTTAtctaaacctttatcccaaaaatttgaggtcggctatatggattcgctttttccactttgaacgattttgggttaaatcctcagaaatgtgtaatacttctaggtcctccaagtcaatttaggtctaccccgcTTTCATGTGAGTActctatatataattttttagtaGATCGAATAcatctaataatttatttatttttaatatatataaagttTAAGAGTTAAAAATAATGATACAAATTATtggattataattaaaaaattacattaattaaattcagttattttattagataataatttgattatcaatcggttttttaatattaatgtttgaaaattatttttattattaatttattatttttaaaattacaatcaaaatagttaaattttttttattaataatatatattatttatattatttttcttgataatatttaatttgcagttattttatcaaaaatatttaattatgtttttattgataatttataaaTACAGCAGATTATCTGGAGACAATGAAGTAAACTGGAGCAGATATGGATTATCTCAATTTCCTGCCACTGCTCTGTTTCATATGGGCATGCATCCATGTCTTCACATATTATAAGCTTGGCCGCCGGAAGTCCCTTCCACCGGGTCCCCGCCCTTTACCGTTCATCGGAAACATATTCCAGCTCGGCGACAAACCCCACCAAGACCTTGCAAAACTCTCAAAAACTTTTGGACCTCTTGTGACCCTCGAGCTAGGTAGCTTAACAACTATAGTCGTATCTTCTCCTGATCTTGCCAAAGAAACATTAATCAAACACGACCAAGCCTTATTTAGCCGGACAATTCCAGAAAACATTCGCGCGTATAACCACCACAATAATTCGGTGGTGTGGTTGCCCTCATCAACTCATTGGAGAAACCTCAGGAAGATCGGTGCGACGCAAATGTTCACAGTGCAAAGGCTCGACGCTAGCCAAGAAGTTCGTCGAAAAAAGGTGCAACAATTGCTAGattttgtgcatgaaaattgcaaGAAGGATCAAGCCATTGATATTGGTCAAGCTGCCTTCACCACAACCCTTAATCTAATGTCAAGCACCTTCTTCTCTATTGATTTGGCGGGATATTCTTCTGATATTTCACATGAGTTTAATGACCTTGTAGTTAAAATAATGGAAGAAACTGGAAGGCCAAATCTTGCAGACTATTTCCCCATCCTTAGTTTAGTGGATCCACAAGGTGCTTACAAACGCACGAAGATTTACTTTGAAAGATTACTTAAACTTTTTGATGGTATCATCAACGATCGGATCGCTTCAGGAATGACATCTAAGGAAAGCCAAAGCCATGATGTACTCGAGTCGCTCCTCATGCTTGTCAAAGAAGGCAATTCCGAAATAAGCCTTCTTGATATAAAGCATCTACTCTTGGTGAGCACTTTATCTCTTTCCTCTCTTATATATAATGCACCAGATGATTTTTTTTTAGGCCAAGTTTGAGCATATTGTTAGAGATTTTGAATTCCATTCTACAAATTTCTCTGTTGTCAATGTAGGATTATTTTGTTGCGGGTACTGACACAACCGCAAGGACATTAGAGTGGACAATGGCAGAGCTACTCCACAACCCTGAAAAACTTGCAAAAGCTAAAGGCGAGCTCAAAGCATTTGAGGGGGTAGTCCAAGAAGCTGACTTGTCCAAGTTCCCTTATCTGCAAGCAATAGTTAAAGAGACTTTTCGATTGCACCCACCGGCTCCATTCCTGGTGCCCCGTAAAGCTGAATCTGAGGTTGAGATAAGCCGCTTCAGGATTCCCAAAAATGCGCAAATACTAGTCAACGTCTGGGCAATGGGAACAGATGCAAGCATATGGCAGAACCCATATAGCTTCGAGCCTGAGAGGTTTCTAGATAGCAAAATTGACGTGAAAGGGAGAGATTTTGAGCTAATCCCATTTGGAGCCGGAAGAAGGATTTGCCCAGGATTGCCATTAGCGCACAGGATGGTCCACTTAATGTTGGCTTCTCTTATACATTCATTCGAGTGGAAACTGGCAAATGGGATGAAGGCTAAGGACATGGACATGAATGAAACATTTGGCCTCACATTACGCAAGACTGAGCCTCTCTTGGCAGTCCCACATCTCCATTAAACCTAAACAGTAAACTTTTTCCTTTCATTTCCTTTTTCTGTATCCCGAATcaaaattatatttaatgaatctttaattaaataaaaccaaATTGGCTGGTGTAGTTTGGTTTTACTGCTTaaactaaataataaattaaatcaaaattatgtGTTATTGACAAACTTTCCTTTTGTTTGACTACTTACATTttcctgatttttttttcttattttttttaaagaaattataaaaaaaaaaaaacaatcatTCATGATCAGAAGGCAActacaacctttttttttttccagtaaTATAGCTAAAGGAGAGGGGAGATTAGTGATACGTCCCAACTGCAACCTCCCCTTTCTCACAGATTAAGCTAAATCATTCAGTACAAGAATTTGCTATTCTAGGAACATACATCACAGAAAAATTTGGATAGGATACTAAAGAACATCTGATATCATGTGGCACGTTATGCTTTTGATAGTTGGCATTAATTTAGAAAACAGAAGGGGCCCCATAATCTCAtcctaattttattatttttttaaatgaagcATTGCATTAAAAAGCAAGATTACAAATTGGGTTTACAAAACAAGGAAAAGGAAAAGTGACTCGCTATGATAAACAGTAACCAAACCACCCTAAACCTATTCAGACTAACTCGCAAATTGAACTCACAATCAAACTAACCCAGACATTGAATCAACCCAAGTTGCAATCAAAGACACCAGGAAACAATGGAAACAACTATCCTAGTAGAGGAGGGTTATCCCTCGGATCCAGACCAGAGAACCAAACCTAAAGCCTTCCTCTGTCCGGAATTTTATTGTTTCTAAATGTTTTTGAGTAGTGAAATTTTTATGTCAAAACTTCATCGCTACCCTGAAAaaggaaaattttttttctttaattttaatattgatCATACATTAAAgtttttattagaaaaaaaattataagaataatagaTGAGTATAATGCAATATTTTCATAAGAGaaaatataaacataaataattaaaatattatgttcAGAGATTATCTGAATAAAAGAGAATAACTTTTCAGGCAGGAAAtgatcatttttttatttttgatgatCAAAGAAATTAATAAGCAGACTCCATTGATAAAAGATAATTATTCATGGCTAAGtctccaataaaaaaaaaaatcaacgatTTACGTTATATTTCAAATTATCAAATAgccaatttaaatattaaaaaaaaatcactaaGGGGATAAGATCAAAACCCAAATAGTAGAGAGAAAAATATGATCTCAATATTAGAGAGAAAACCTCATATCTATTTCTAAACTTCatatctattttttaaaaaatacaaatttaagAAAAGAAATTCAGATTTATCTCAAATGAATACATATATAagagtttattaaaaaaaataattaaagaaaagaaaaattatataagaGTAGCTATCGATGAGAAACTTATCGGtagtttataaaaaatatatatataaaaaaaaggagAATCAGGCATACgatcataaattaaaattaaaaagaataaaaattatataaaaaaatttagaacAAAAATTCTacataaatttaaatgaattctACCATTGAATTAGTATTCTTTGATTAAATAGTTAAATTTTAAtgtaatttaaaacaatgattcttatcattttaatttaataattgaaaaGGTGAAAATATTAAAGTAATTATCAGCATATAATTTAGGATGGGATTATGGTGGCCCTCTTCTGCTTTTTAAGGTAATAATTTTGAAAACTGCGGACTGTCGATGGGATGGGTTTCGGTTTCTCATTCATTtactatttttattaaaaaa carries:
- the LOC110645583 gene encoding cytochrome P450 76T24-like encodes the protein MDYLNFLPLLCFIWACIHVFTYYKLGRRKSLPPGPRPLPFIGNIFQLGDKPHQDLAKLSKTFGPLVTLELGSLTTIVVSSPDLAKETLIKHDQALFSRTIPENIRAYNHHNNSVVWLPSSTHWRNLRKIGATQMFTVQRLDASQEVRRKKVQQLLDFVHENCKKDQAIDIGQAAFTTTLNLMSSTFFSIDLAGYSSDISHEFNDLVVKIMEETGRPNLADYFPILSLVDPQGAYKRTKIYFERLLKLFDGIINDRIASGMTSKESQSHDVLESLLMLVKEGNSEISLLDIKHLLLDYFVAGTDTTARTLEWTMAELLHNPEKLAKAKGELKAFEGVVQEADLSKFPYLQAIVKETFRLHPPAPFLVPRKAESEVEISRFRIPKNAQILVNVWAMGTDASIWQNPYSFEPERFLDSKIDVKGRDFELIPFGAGRRICPGLPLAHRMVHLMLASLIHSFEWKLANGMKAKDMDMNETFGLTLRKTEPLLAVPHLH